Proteins from a genomic interval of Mustela lutreola isolate mMusLut2 chromosome 4, mMusLut2.pri, whole genome shotgun sequence:
- the LOC131830465 gene encoding olfactory receptor 2F1-like: MRRDNLTWESEFVLLGLSSDRQTQAGLFVLFGAVYLLTLLGNGLIILLIGLDARLHLPMYFFLCNLSVVDICYTSSGIPQMLVHFLLEKKTISFTRCGTQLFFSLALGGTEFLLLAAMAYDRYMAICDPLHYVAVMSPRCCIRLAAVSWFVGVVNSVVETVVTMRLPTCGHHVLNHVACETLAFVRLACVDITLNQVVILASSVVVLLVPCFLVSLSYAYIVAAILRIHSTGGRRKAFGTCASHLTVVSMSYGMALVTYMQPYSTASAEQDKVVVLFYGVVTPMLNPLIYSLRNKEMKAALSRVLMSSSESKL, from the coding sequence ATGAGGAGGGACAACCTGACCTGGGAAAGTGAGTTTGTCCTCCTGGGGCTCTCCAGTGACAGGCAGACCCAGGCTGGACTGTTTGTCCTATTTGGGGCCGTCTATCTGCTGACCCTGCTGGGCAATGGGCTCATCATCCTCCTGATCGGACTGGATGCACGACTGCACCTGCCtatgtacttcttcctctgcaACCTCTCGGTGGTGGACATTTGCTACACCTCTAGCGGCATCCCCCAGATGCTGGTGCACTTCCTGCTGGAAAAGAAGACCATCTCCTTCACCCGGTGTGGGACCCAACTCTTCTTCTCACTGGCCCTGGGGGGCACTGAGTTCTTGCTGCTGGCTGctatggcctatgaccgctacaTGGCTATCTGTGACCCCTTGCACTATGTGGCAGTGATGAGCCCAAGGTGCTGCATTAGGCTGGCAGCTGTCTCTTGGTTTGTAGGCGTGGTGAATTCTGTGGTGGAGACAGTGGTCACCATGCGCCTGCCTACCTGTGGACATCATGTGCTGAACCATGTGGCCTGTGAGACACTGGCATTCGTCCGCTTGGCCTGCGTTGACATCACCCTCAACCAGGTGGTCATATTGGCCTCCAGTGTGGTGGTGCTGCTGGTGCCCTGCTTCCTGGTCTCACTGTCCTATGCCTACATTGTGGCAGCCATTCTACGGATCCACTCTACAGGGGGACGCCGCAAAGCCTTTGGGACCTGTGCCTCCCACCTCACTGTGGTTTCCATGTCTTATGGGATGGCCCTGGTTACCTACATGCAGCCCTACTCCACAGCCTCGGCTGAGCAGGACAAGGTGGTGGTGCTCTTCTATGGTGTGGTAACCCCCATGCTGAATCCACTCATCTACAGTTTACGGAACAAAGAGATGAAGGCTGCCCTGAGTCGAGTTCTGATGAGCAGTTCTGAATCAAAACTTTAG